GGATGAACATGCCAAAAGtcaaagtgtttttttttttttttaaatcatacaACCTCCTAAATGATAttgtcaaaaaaaaataaaaatttggatCATTATTACAAGAGTATGTATGCTAATCATATGTAACAGACTGATAATTAATGAGAAAATGAACAAAAGTTTGTCAAAATTACTCTTTTTAATGTTGACTCACACTAATGTTATGCCTCAAAAACCATGCATTATTGAGAATatgtatataattaaatgtattaaATGTAAAGCAAGTGAAAGTGATTTTACATACTTGTCCCGGAATATAGTCATTGAGGATAATCGGAAGCCCTCTGATCAACGCCTCGGCGATTGTCCCAGGACCAGCCTAAAAATCGACAGAAATAGAATAAGTGATAAAGCTTACTTAATAAAAGCATACGTAATACCCCTAGACTCCAATATTTTAACCCAAGATTCATGAACAACAAGTGAATTTAAAGGTTCCCCATATGATAATTTGAGTAACTAGCCCGATTTGATGATCAATAAAGGAAAAAGATCGTACCTTGGTTATAATGCAGTCACAAGCACCCATCCATTTCTGCATCTGCGTCTCAAACCCTCTAACCTATCATCAAAGACCACAAATTTCATTCACATGTAAATGGGTCATCAATAGGTAAATGGGTCATCAATAGGTAAATGGGTAAGATTGTCACCTCTACCCAAATGTAGTCATTCTTACCTTAACAGGGATCTTCCAATCTAAAATTTCAAGTGACGAGGCTAAAGCCTTGTTTCGACCACATATTACTACCATTTGTCCCATTGCCTTTCCTGTTTCTTTATCGAACAAAGATTCCGCAAGAGCCTTTGCAGTTTTCTTAACGGGTCCCATTCCTTCACCACCTCCCATCAACAATACCGAAGGTAGTACCGGATCAAGTTCTAGCTCTACTCGTAAGTCATCCTGTAAAAATCCTTAAATTACCCTAATAAAAGTGAAATTAACGTGGTAAATATAAAGTAAAAGAGAGAAGAAAAAGTGGTTACCTTGTTAAGGACAGCACGGGCGAAAGAGGGCCGAACAGGCAATCCAAAAACTCGAACTTGGTTTTGTTCTAAGCCATCTACTAAAGCCCTCTTTGATACCTCTTCCGATGGGCAGTAACATCTTTTGACCCCTGGGTGAAACCTGGTAACTTAAACAGAAATTTGAGTTTTTTTAACCAATGTGATTATATATTTATATGGGATGAAAATGGAAAATAAGATTTTACCATGTCCTGTGGCATGTATTAAGATCGGTAATAACGGTCACAAAGATGACTTTCTTTTGTAATCCTTGCCATTTAAGAACCCACAATGGAATGTGTTGCATAAGAGGATGAACACTAATGATAATGTCTGGCTTGTACTCCATCAAACCGGCCTCAACTTCCCTTCAATTCAAAATATTTTCATATGAGAAAAAACGTTATAATGATTGAAAAATTCCTAATAAAATTTTCAGCATATAAAAGTTTAAGAAATGGTTAAAATGGGAGGGGAGGGTCAGGTCAGGTTCTGGTTGGCTACAAAAACTATCATTGCATTTTttctaattgttatattattatagtaATCAGACTTTTTTAATACTAGCAATTAATGAGGTTTTGAGCATCTAGAAATTGAAATACACTTCGGACGATTTAACCTATTTGACCCGTTCCCTTTCTAGTTAAATACTTCAACTCAACCCCTTTGACCAATTAGAGAAAAAACATAACCCCAACCAGTCCTGGTATATGGGTTTTGGGTTGAAATTGCCTCTTCGACTTAATGGGTATGTAGTATGCTACACTAAACCAAACAAGATCGTTTTCAATGTTCATTTTCACATTCTGTACATGGATTTAAACAACATAGAGTCAAAGAATCATCCGAAGTAGCGTTGGTATATGATCATAACAATGTATGTGCCAAGTAGTTAAAGAACTAAGATTTAAGATTAATATTACTTGGCATAGAAGGCAGCAATTGCACCAAGGTAAGCACCATGTATCCATTTTGGCGAAGTTCCATGAAACGCTACGCTCCAAAGTTGGACGTGTTTAACCATAAACTTGTACTGATTTTCCATGTTGTTTAATGGCCAACCAGTGTATTCCTTCCAAACATCTTTAACAAATATCTACAAAAACCGAACAAATACAACACAACTTAATAAAAAAACATAAACTTTAGACACACATATCACCAGTCAGTCATATAACAAACACATAAAATGCATACAAGCTGATCAACACAATTTACAAACACACAAGTACACAACTTTATACAAATTAATCAAACAAATCACAAAAACACAAACTTTAGACAAATTATTCAAAGAAATCACAAAAACACAAACTTTAGACATCGAAAATTGCCTGAATTTGGTTGACTATGGCGTAAACTAGTTACATTTGTCAAGTTTTTCCCAATCCCAAAAATGAACCCAAGATTGAATTTTTCCAAAATGTAAGATCATCGGAGTTCAAGAATATAAGTAACTGACTATTTGATACAGTATCAATTTCAATaacatagttatatatacatatatatggagCGAGTAGAAAATTGTACCCTGTACTCATCACCAAATTCCATCTTGAAAGCATCACGTATTGCCTCAGCAGAAGCCCGGTGGCCCCCACCAGTATCACTCATCAAAATAAGTACATTCTTGGTTCTGTCAGCACCAAGCTGCACCATTTCCATGGTGTCACCTTCATCATATATTTCATATTTTAACCTTTTCtgtccactaccaccaccaccaccaccaaaacCATAAACTCCCACCCTTTCAAACACCGCCTTTAACGAATTTTTCTGCGacgccaccatcatcaccatcttccacccccacaaccaccaccaccacctcctccTATATATACATACAACTATCTGTCTctatttttcaaaatttcaaaaaTTGAAAAGATTTAAGTTTTCAAGACAGACCCAGAAGTTACAAcaaaaaaagtttatatttttaaggACAATTATGTGTATGTATCTTGTTTCTTTCTTTAAACTAACAAGATACCCTTATACCCAGAAAAGATaacaaaaaaagatttttattgatTTTACAAAATGGGTTACTTTCAAAATTATATTTACTTCAAGAAACACGCAACAGAGACGTATATCGACTACTAAATTCCGTTTCTTTATAGAATGTTTCAAGAAACTGAAAACACCCACTTGTCGATAACCTAAAATGAACTTAACCCACCGAGATCTTGAAGTTTCCGGCGAAAATACGGTGGTTGCCGGCTGTGGAATTTTTTAATAGTGACAAAGACACACACAGAAAATCTGGGTAATTTACTTGAATTGGTTTTTAGTTAAATAGAGAGAAAGGAGTATAGTTTTATGCTTGGAATGATACCATTTGTCATTGTTCAAAAGAAAAAGGGCCATTGGTGAGATGTTTAAGGATTGTATGTTGTAAATCTCTGACCGTACGATTAACCACCTTGGTTTCGGAATGTTCGATAGTTTATTTTCggatcttttttattttattttatttattttgttttgttggattgttattgttaatataaataaatattaaatatatattaacaatattaataattaaaatacttatattataaattataaaatcctTTCATAATAAATATCCAAAATCAGACTAcattgttatatttcagtaggcttataactacctttagtggcctagttcaatatattcaaattgaaagaaccaataaaagagagatgtgttgtagaagatataggagagaaagaggttgaagaggtgtgatgtatttaatgtatatgtgtgtttttgtaacttacattatgcacatatatatagtacaaattttactatccatatttgactaattaccatccatatttaactactaaatttacaacactcccccttggatggtaatttttttaaagagcaattaatactgcctcgttaaaaaccttgctaaagaaaacccagtgggataaaactttagctaagggaaaaagagtgcagcatagagttgactccccctcaagtagacaacgctgagtcgtcacatcttttgaacttgcctcatgccaatattgtgaacgtatgttttgaaaacagcgattgacagtgctttggtataaagatcagcagagttgttgattgaacgtatctcattttaatctggttgtcttttacgagatcttgagtatatgagaagaatctgaggttttcatctgaaactgtatcatctaaatcttttatgtacaagtttgaccctgtgatttgtctacagtctccttcatggtttgctcaaactgttgtttcaattcctattccctttcagtctttttctgagccttaccaatataccattctttttcatcaaacttatgaccgttaagaccgtttatagctttagcgcctcgtcagcatttatgttttgttctgtcatttttgatactcttctttcatttgtactatgtaagctgtattatcttcatagatagttgttgggcttttatagcgttctagtccacaagaatcaataatgatttgtatcattgatcttaactaaaatcattcccgagtagcttcatgtaacgcaatcacttcggcatgatttgatgatgttgcaacaagtgtttgttttgagaacgtcatgatattgcggtgcctccatttaggaatacatatccagtttgagatttagctttatgtagatcagataaataatctgcatctgtataaccaaacaaattttgtttcgagttgttagaataaaataattataaatcagtagttccccgaaggtatcaaactatttgtttgatcccattccaatgtcttttggtaggggctgagctgaaccttgtcaacaaattaactgcaaaagaaatatcagatcttgtataatttgtaagatacataagagccccaattgcactaaaatatggaacttctgaaccaagaagatcttcatgatcttctagaggatgaaatggattagtatcaatattaagatctaacaaccatatgagtacttaatggtttttgtcttgtccatattaaaatattttaaattcttttcggtataagttgtttgatgtataagtaagtcattagttatatgctcaatatgtaaatcaacgtaatacttgattttttttttttaaatctttctttagaagttgaatggcttcatagatttctttatttaagataattgatataaacagctatgatcacatatccgaacattatttttataaaacacacgtgcaaataagtttatatgtatacccttttcttatcaagtagtaatttaatcgattataccacatacgtcccgattgtataaacccatttagaaatctttgtgatttaatgaaatatattccattgggttttgcattagatgcttatgataccttaacccttcaggtatattcatatatatatcattattaagtgatccatacagataagtagtaacaacatccatgagatgtatttaaataactaccaggttgattaagtatctaataagtaattgtattcattataggaggataagtttttctcctaattcatttctggtcgttgtgggaaatcttgagttacaagtcaagctttgccttgtaacttcatttgcacatttcttttcggataaaaattcatttgtattccattgtttcacatctttaaaagtgataacgattgatccaaaaacttttcttttattgagcgattctaattcagctcgtattgctcctttccgttgagttcaatcacgtctattttgatattcaatgacagattttggttccagatcatcatctttattcatgatgtcattgtaacattatatgaaaatatctcatcaagatttttcatttcatttcagtttcataatattgcataatttattgcaatttatgtatttacatttatcaatatctgaaatgtcccgttcttattgattaaaaacgttctatattaattgatttcgttgcgaggttttgacctctatatgagatgtttttcaaagactgcattcattttaaaacaaaccataacctttatttcatcaataaaggtttaaaaagctttacgtagattatcaaataatgataatctaaaatatcctgtttacacacgaccattacataatggtttacaatacaaatatgttacaacaaaataagtttcttgaatgcagtttttacacaatatcatacaagcatggactccaaatctcgtccttatttaagtatgcgacagcggaagctcttaataatcacctgagaataaacatgcttaaaacgtcaacaaaaatgttggtgagttataggtttaacctatatatatcaaatcataataatagaccacaagatttcatatttcaatacacatcccatacatagagataaaaatcattcatatggtgaacacctggtaaccgacattaacaagatgcatatatataagaatatccccatcattccgggacacccttcggatatgatataaatttcgaagtactaaagcatctggtactttggatggggtttgttaagcccaatagatctatctttaggattcgcgtcaattagggtgtcggttccctaattcttagattaccagacttaataaaaaggggcatattcgattttgataattcaaccatagaatgtagtttcacgtacttgtgtctattttgtaaatcatttataaaacctgcatgtattctcatcccaaaaatattagattttaaaagtgggactataactcactttcacagatttttacttcgtcgggaagtaagacttggccactggttgattcacgaacctataacaatatatacatatatatcaaagtatgttcaaaatatatttacaacacttttaatatattttgatgttttaagtttattaagtcagctgtcctcgttagtaacctacaactagttgtccacagttagatgtacagaaataaatcaataaatattatcttgaatcaatccacgacctagtgtatacgtatctcagtattgatcacaactcaaactatatatattttggaatcaacctcaaccctgtatagctaactccaacattcacatatagagtgtctatggttgttccgaaatatatatagatgtgtcgacatgataggtcgaaacattgtatacgtgtctatggtatctcaagattacataatatacaatacaagttgattaagttatggttggaatagatttgttaccaattttcacgtagctaaaatgagaaaaattatccaatcttgttttacccataacttcttcattttaaatccgttttgagtgaatcaaattgctatggtttcatatcgaactctattttatgaatctaaacagaaaaagtataggtttatagtcggaaaaataagttacaagtcgtttttgtaaaggtagtcatttcagtcgaaagaacgacggctagatgaccattttagaaaacatacttccactttgagtttaaccataatttttggatatagtttcatgttcataataaaaatcattttttcagaataacaacttttaaatcaaagtttatcatagtttttaattaactaacccaaaacagcccgcggtgttactacgacggcgtaaatccggttttacggtgtttttcgtgtttccaggttttaaatcattaagttagcatatcatatagatatagaacatgtgtttagttgattttaaaagtcaagttagaaggtttaacttttgtttgcgaacaagtttagaattaactaaactttgttctagtgattacaagtttaaaccttcgaataagatagctttatatgtatgaatcgaatgatgttatgaacatcattactaccttaagttccttggataaacctactggaaaagagaaaaatggatctagcttcaacggatccttggatggctcgaagttcttgaagcagaatcatgacacgaaaacaagttcaagtaagatcatcacttgaaataagattgttatagttatagaaattgaaccaaagtttgaatatgattattaccttgtattagaatgataacctactgtaagaaacaaagatttcttgaggttggatgtgaaatgtcccgttcttattgattaaaaacgttccatattaattgatttcgttgcgaggttttgacctctatatgagacgtttttcaaagactgcattcatttttaaacaaaccataacctttatttcatcaataaaggtttaaaaagctttacgtagattatcaaataatgataatctaaaatatcctgtttacacacgaccattacataatggtttacaatacaaatatgttacaacaaaataagtttcttgaatgcagtttttacacaatatcatacaagcatggactccaaatcttgtccttatttaagtatgcgacagcggaagctcttaataatcacctgagaataaacatgcttaaaacgtcaacaaaaatgttggtgagttataggtttaacctatatatatcaaatcgtaacaatagaccacaagatttcatatttcaatacacatcccatacatagagataaaaatcattcatatggtgaacacctggtaaacgacaataacaagatgcatatataagaatatccccatcatttcgggacacccttcggatatgatataaatttcgaagtactaaagcatccggtactttggatggggtttgttaggcccaatagatctatctttaggattcgcgtcaattagggtgtctgttccctaattcttagattaccagacttaataaaaaggggcatattcgatttcgataattcaaccatagaatgtagtttcacgtacttgtgtctattttgtaaatcatttataaaacctgcatgtattctcatcccaaaaatattagattttaaaagtgggactataactcactttcacagatttttacttcgtcgggaagtaagacttggccactggttgattcacgaacctataacaatatatacatatatatcaaagtatgttcaaaatatatttacaacacttttaatatattttgatgttttaagtttattaagtcagctgtcctcgttagtaacctacaactagttgtccacagttagatgtacagaaataaatcgataaatattatcttgaatcaatccacgacccagtgtatacgtatctcagtattgatcacaactcaaactatatatattttggaatcaacctcaaccctgtatagctaactccaacattcacatatagagtgtctatggttgttccgaaatatatatagatgtgtcgacatgataggtcgaaacattgtatacgtgtctatggtatctcaagattacataatatataatacaagttgattaagttatggttggaatagatttgttaccaattttcacgtagctaaaatgagaaaaattatccaatcttgttttacccataacttcttcattttaaatccgttttgagtgaatcaaattgctatggtttcatattgaactctattttatgaatctaaacaaaaaaggtataggtttctagtcggaaaaataagttacaagtcgtttttgtaaaggtagtcatttcagtcgaaagaacgacgtctagatgaccattttagaaaacatacttccactttgagtttaaccataatttttggatatagtttcatgttcataataaaaatcattttctcagaataacaacttttaaatcaaagtttatcatagtttttaattaactaacccaaaacagcccgcggtgttactacgacggcgtaaatccggttttacggtgtttttcgtgtttccaggttttaaatcattaagttagcatatcatatagatatagaacatgtgtttagttgattttaaaagtcaagttagaaggattaacttttgtttgcgaacaagtttagaattaactaaactatgttctagtgattacaagtttaaaccttcgaataagatagctttatatgtatgaatcgaatgatgttatgaacatcattactaccttaagttccttggatgaacctactggaaaagagaaaaatggatctagcttcaatggatccttggatggctcaaagttcttgaagcaaaatcatgacacgaaaacaagttcaagtaagatcatcacttgaaataagattgttatagttatagaaattgaaccaaagtttgaatatgattattaccttgtattagaatgataacctactgtaagaaacaaagatttcttgaggttggatgatcaccttacaagattggaagtgagctagcaatcttgaaagtattcttgattttatgaaactagaacttttggaatttatgaagaacacttagaacttgaagatagaacttgagagagatcaattagatga
This genomic window from Rutidosis leptorrhynchoides isolate AG116_Rl617_1_P2 chromosome 2, CSIRO_AGI_Rlap_v1, whole genome shotgun sequence contains:
- the LOC139890578 gene encoding monogalactosyldiacylglycerol synthase 2, chloroplastic-like, with the protein product MVMMVASQKNSLKAVFERVGVYGFGGGGGGSGQKRLKYEIYDEGDTMEMVQLGADRTKNVLILMSDTGGGHRASAEAIRDAFKMEFGDEYRIFVKDVWKEYTGWPLNNMENQYKFMVKHVQLWSVAFHGTSPKWIHGAYLGAIAAFYAKEVEAGLMEYKPDIIISVHPLMQHIPLWVLKWQGLQKKVIFVTVITDLNTCHRTWFHPGVKRCYCPSEEVSKRALVDGLEQNQVRVFGLPVRPSFARAVLNKDDLRVELELDPVLPSVLLMGGGEGMGPVKKTAKALAESLFDKETGKAMGQMVVICGRNKALASSLEILDWKIPVKVRGFETQMQKWMGACDCIITKAGPGTIAEALIRGLPIILNDYIPGQEKGNVPYVVGNGAGVFTRSPKETARIVAGWFTTNSDELKKMSLNALKLAQPEAVFDIVRDIHDLAGQRGPLADMSYILTSSFSNLI